Sequence from the Gemmatimonadaceae bacterium genome:
ACGCACGCAGCCAGCTTCGTGGGTGGCCGGAAACGCCACGGGGCTAAGCGCCAGAATCGGCGTCGCCGCGACGGCCGCGGCAATCCAGAGTCGAGTATGCATGGCAGGAATACGACTGATCGCTCCGGGCAGAGGTAACCGGCGGCGCCTGTATCAGGCGGCCGGAACCCGCTCGGCACGATGAGCACCGTCTTCGCGTCGCAACCGGGAGTGCCTCCGCAATAACGGGATTCGCGCCGGACAGTACATTCTCCGCATGCGCGATTTCATCGCCAGGCAGAACAGCGAGCGTCTTCGTCAGCGGTTGTCGGCGGGAATCAGGGTTCGCGAGCCGGCGGCATTCGGGAAACTGGCGCGATCGCTTGTGGAGATGGCGCTCATCACCGGTATCGTGGCGCGCGTGTACCGCGCGATGGTGCTGAGCCGTTCCTCGGGCGCGAGTGGCGCCTACATCGCAGTGGCGCTGACCGTCGGCGCACTTTTCCTGCTTCTGATGGCGACGCTGCACCTGAGCCGTTATCCGCTTCGCGACTGGACGTGGCGCGCGCCGGTATTCGCGTTCGCCGAGGGCGGGTTCGAGATGCTGACCAGTCTCGCGTTGATTGGGATGTCGCGCGAGCCGCTCGGCACATCCGCGGCGCATCTGCGCGACTGGCCGGGAATGGCCATCGGCACCGTCGGATGGCGGGTCTTCACGATTTCGTTGTTCGCGCTCCTGCTGGCGGGTGTCGTGAAGTGGGTGCGCTACGTGCTGCTCCGAAAGGAACATGCGGCGTGGACTGACGGGACGGTGAAGGCCGGAATTCGCGGCGAGAGCTTCGTGGAGCGGCGCCGCCCACGCTAGGGTCCTCCCGGGAACCTCGTTATAATTCGAAAGCAGGCATTACAACAACAAGTGGGGTTACGGGATGTACGATGAGAGAATTGTCACGCCGATGCGGCAGGAGCTCACGCGGCTCGGTGTCGAAGAGATGCGGACACCGGAAGAGGTGGACGCCAAGCTGAAGGATGCCAGGGGAACGGCGCTCGTAGTGGTCAACTCCGTCTGCGGCTGCGCTGCGCGCAACGCGCGCCCCGCCGTGGCGAAGGCACTCGAGCATGCAGTGAAGCCCGACGCGCTGACGACCGTTTTCGCCGGCCAGGATATACAGGCCGTGCAGCGGGCGCGCAGCTATTTCACCGGCTACCCGCCTTCCTCACCGCAGATCGGGCTTTTGAAGGACGGCAAGCTGGTGTTCATGCTCGAGCGCCATCAGATCGAAGGACGCACGGCGAACGAGGTCGCCGAGGATCTGGTCGGAGCCTTCGATAAGTACTGCGAGGGGACCGTGGCCGTACAGGCGATGGCCTGATCGCTTGAAGGCGTTCTCGGTTGCAGTTATTTAGTATTAATAAGTGACTAAAGTTTACCGAGAGTAGCTAATCCACCGTCCCATCTCCCTCATCGTCGGCCGCTTGCCGTACATCAGCAGCCCCACCCGGTAGATCCGTGCGGCCAGCCACGTCGCGCCGAGGCAGGCGAGAATGAGCCCGATCAGCGTGCCGACCAGCTCGTACCACGGCACACTCCCGAGACTCAGGCGCAACGGCATGATGATCGGCGCGGAGAAGGGAAGCCACGACATCACGCTCGCCAGCCGCGAAGTCGGATTGAGCAGAATGGGGTTGATGAAGATCGCCGTCGCCACGAGCAGGATCAGCATTGGCTGCACCGCCTGCTGCGCTTCCTGCTCGGTGTTCACGGACGACCCGACTGCCGCGTAGAGCGACGAATAGAAGATGAATCCAAGCACGAAAAACAGCAGCAGCAGCAGCGCGAGTCCGATCGAGATCTCGGGGAGCGCGAAAGGCATGGTGCTGATTCCGAACTTCTGAAGTATCGGCTGCCGCAGCTTGAACATGATGACGGTGGTGATCACCCACAGTATCTGCTGGGTGAGACCCACCGCACCGACGCCGAGGATCTTGCCCGCGAGCAGCGTCTCCGGGGGCACACTCGACACCACGACTTCGGCCACGCGGGTCGTCTTCTCCTCCAGCACTCCGCGCAGGACGTTCTGTCCGTACAGCACGATGGACATGTACAGCAGGAAGGCGATCGCGCCGGCGAAGATGATGCTCACGGTGCCCGATCCGCCGCGCCCCTTGTCCGTGATCCGCTCGGAGTTGAGCCGGAGTGGAATGAACGTCAGAGCGGTTACCTTGCTGGAATCGATTCCGGCGTTGGTGAGCCGCTGCGCCAGGAGCGCCTCCTTGACGGCCGCCCGCAGCCGTTCCATGTCGCCGAGCGATGTGGCGTTTCGGCCGGAGTAGCTCGCTTCCTCGCCACCGATGGTGCGGCTGTCGGCGACGAGATATCCGCTCAACTGCCTCGCCATCACCTGCCTGGTCGCGGTGCTCTCGGCCTGCGTGAGCTCGCCTGGCTTGAGCACCACCACCTGCGGAGGAACGGAGCCCGGCTCGCGGCCGCGGCTCATCACGTCCGCGATGCGCTGTCCGATGCCAGTGGTGGTGGCGTCGAGGATCCGTGTGTTGGTGAACTCGGCGGTCGACTTCGACCGCTTGGCCAGGACCGCCGGAACGATGATCATCGCCCCGAAGAAGAGCGGACCGAAGATCGTCGCGAAGATGAACCACTTCGTGCGGACGCGCTCGAGATACTCGCGCTTGATGATCGCCCAGAGCTTAGCCATGTCCAGTCATCCCCATTTCAACGCCGGCGGCCCCGACTCTCTCGAGGAATATCTGATGCAGCGACGGTTGCACGATCTCGAATCTGTTGATGGAAGCCCCGGCGGTAACGATCCTCTGCAGAAGAGCCTGCGGATCTGCACCCTTCGCCAGCTCGATCTCGAAGTATCGGTTGGAGTCATCCACCCGGTCCACCAGCGATCTGTCGCTTAGTACCGCGGAGACGGCGGCGGATGGCTGGCCGCCAAGGCCAAGTGCAATGTTGCGCGTGCCGTGCGACTGTTTGATCTCGGTGATCGAGCCGTCGAGAACCTTCTCGCCCC
This genomic interval carries:
- a CDS encoding BrxA/BrxB family bacilliredoxin gives rise to the protein MYDERIVTPMRQELTRLGVEEMRTPEEVDAKLKDARGTALVVVNSVCGCAARNARPAVAKALEHAVKPDALTTVFAGQDIQAVQRARSYFTGYPPSSPQIGLLKDGKLVFMLERHQIEGRTANEVAEDLVGAFDKYCEGTVAVQAMA
- a CDS encoding ABC transporter permease — protein: MAKLWAIIKREYLERVRTKWFIFATIFGPLFFGAMIIVPAVLAKRSKSTAEFTNTRILDATTTGIGQRIADVMSRGREPGSVPPQVVVLKPGELTQAESTATRQVMARQLSGYLVADSRTIGGEEASYSGRNATSLGDMERLRAAVKEALLAQRLTNAGIDSSKVTALTFIPLRLNSERITDKGRGGSGTVSIIFAGAIAFLLYMSIVLYGQNVLRGVLEEKTTRVAEVVVSSVPPETLLAGKILGVGAVGLTQQILWVITTVIMFKLRQPILQKFGISTMPFALPEISIGLALLLLLFFVLGFIFYSSLYAAVGSSVNTEQEAQQAVQPMLILLVATAIFINPILLNPTSRLASVMSWLPFSAPIIMPLRLSLGSVPWYELVGTLIGLILACLGATWLAARIYRVGLLMYGKRPTMREMGRWISYSR